A single region of the Candidatus Zixiibacteriota bacterium genome encodes:
- a CDS encoding PH domain-containing protein: MEEESKHVSRFREIYLKPDENIVAWGEGYIGEMMGKGDKTQHNGVLLVTDSRVVFYRKGILGEVLETIPIMKITSIERKSILGHRTIRIHTSHDDLEFKTFDKEKEQALYTALENGRERTSDHSPSDSKQTDAFEALKKLAELKESGVITEKEFAAKKAEILSKI, encoded by the coding sequence ATGGAAGAAGAATCAAAACACGTGTCAAGATTCAGAGAAATTTATCTAAAGCCGGACGAGAATATTGTCGCATGGGGTGAGGGTTATATCGGCGAAATGATGGGCAAGGGAGATAAAACCCAGCACAACGGTGTCCTGCTTGTTACCGATAGTCGCGTGGTTTTCTATCGAAAAGGTATTTTGGGGGAAGTGTTGGAGACAATACCTATAATGAAAATCACTTCAATAGAAAGAAAATCCATCCTGGGGCACCGGACAATCCGGATTCACACTTCCCATGATGATTTGGAATTTAAGACATTTGATAAAGAAAAAGAGCAAGCACTCTATACTGCGTTAGAAAATGGCAGGGAGAGGACTAGCGACCATTCGCCGTCTGACAGCAAACAAACTGATGCGTTTGAAGCATTGAAAAAGCTCGCCGAATTGAAGGAGTCGGGTGTGATTACGGAAAAGGAGTTTGCTGCTAAGAAGGCAGAAATCTTATCGAAGATTTAA
- a CDS encoding dockerin type I domain-containing protein encodes MCKTDNYGRIFIYSAAVWLLYLCIAYGSPMTDRQDDSLYFQLSKDTVSVTCSAGTEDTTAVLYFSVKDGAPRSHIDEIRFTLALDTSVIHITEVSPTDNWPGMDVSYYTFVTFDSETVIRVAMSLLPNSSITTDTVFVPYARIKGHLACVGSGQAIVFHDTEHDYNYIQGYESSGRLSEYPPQDLTHLIAGEIRSADYVCGDVNADRKINIRDISALINYLYRNGPPPNHDHPQAADVDGNGTLNIQDVTILVNYLYKYGPALICP; translated from the coding sequence ATGTGCAAAACAGATAACTATGGCAGAATATTCATCTATTCCGCAGCCGTCTGGCTTCTTTATTTGTGCATTGCCTATGGCAGCCCGATGACGGATAGGCAGGATGATTCGCTCTATTTCCAATTGTCTAAAGATACAGTATCTGTTACATGTTCAGCCGGAACCGAGGATACAACCGCCGTTCTCTATTTTTCTGTAAAGGATGGTGCACCCCGATCCCACATAGATGAAATCCGTTTCACATTGGCCTTGGATACTTCAGTAATCCACATAACCGAAGTATCCCCAACCGATAACTGGCCCGGCATGGATGTTTCTTACTACACATTTGTGACTTTTGATTCGGAGACAGTGATTCGGGTTGCGATGTCTCTACTTCCCAATTCCTCTATCACCACGGACACGGTATTTGTTCCTTATGCACGAATAAAAGGTCATTTAGCTTGTGTTGGCTCCGGTCAGGCGATCGTCTTTCATGATACAGAGCATGACTACAACTATATACAAGGATATGAATCGTCGGGGCGGTTGTCGGAATATCCTCCGCAGGATCTCACTCATCTCATCGCCGGCGAAATAAGGTCGGCCGACTATGTCTGCGGGGATGTGAATGCCGACCGGAAGATCAATATCCGGGATATATCAGCCCTGATAAACTATCTATATAGAAATGGGCCGCCTCCCAACCATGATCACCCCCAGGCGGCCGATGTTGATGGTAATGGAACTCTTAATATTCAGGATGTTACCATATTAGTCAATTATTTGTATAAGTACGGTCCCGCATTGATTTGCCCGTAG